A genomic segment from Terriglobia bacterium encodes:
- a CDS encoding oligosaccharide flippase family protein: protein MCLDRSPDGDREIRPLSLRRNFSWTLAGNLVYAGCQWGMLVVLAKLVSPEDVGQFALGLAVTAPVFMFTNLQLRAVQATDAAEEFLFGDYVGLRLVLTGVALLAVIAIALASGYRIGTAAVLISMGIAKAFESVSDVLYGLMQHRERMDRIAVSMMIKGTVSVTVLAVATYLSRSVFVGVIALAVSWAAVLAAYDVPNAIWILRSAPNGAHGPGVRWDPSTLRRLALTALPLGFVTMLVSLNANIPRYFIEHLLGEKQLAYYAAMAYLLVAGNTIVAAMAQSTSPRMARCYATGDRDSLRRLVNRQVVVCLALGGGGIVVAIFGGTWILRILYRPEYAAYPRVFTILMAAAAIVYVGSVLGGAVTATRWFRGQSYVHLASLVVVLASNYAMIPILGLEGAAWALVLVSLFATLAYALIFMGRLTRGAGSSRAVPSSDAA, encoded by the coding sequence ATGTGCCTCGATCGCTCCCCCGACGGCGACCGCGAGATTCGGCCGCTGAGCTTGCGCCGGAACTTCTCGTGGACGCTCGCAGGCAATCTCGTCTACGCGGGATGCCAGTGGGGGATGCTGGTCGTGCTCGCCAAGCTGGTGAGCCCGGAGGACGTCGGACAGTTCGCCCTTGGACTGGCGGTCACGGCCCCCGTGTTCATGTTCACGAACCTGCAGTTGCGCGCGGTGCAGGCGACGGACGCGGCGGAGGAGTTTCTATTCGGAGATTACGTCGGCCTCCGGCTCGTGCTCACGGGGGTCGCGCTCCTCGCGGTGATCGCGATCGCCCTGGCGTCGGGGTACAGGATCGGGACCGCAGCAGTGCTCATCTCGATGGGTATCGCGAAGGCGTTCGAATCGGTGAGCGATGTGCTCTACGGCCTCATGCAGCATCGCGAGCGCATGGACCGAATCGCCGTTTCCATGATGATCAAGGGTACCGTGTCCGTCACGGTCCTCGCCGTGGCCACCTACCTTTCCCGGAGCGTTTTCGTTGGCGTGATCGCGCTCGCGGTCTCCTGGGCGGCGGTCCTTGCCGCGTATGACGTTCCCAACGCCATCTGGATCCTCCGTTCCGCGCCTAACGGAGCGCACGGGCCGGGCGTGCGTTGGGACCCGTCGACGTTACGGCGCCTGGCACTCACTGCCCTCCCGCTCGGATTCGTGACGATGCTCGTTTCCCTCAACGCGAACATCCCGCGGTATTTCATCGAGCACCTCCTCGGGGAGAAGCAGCTCGCCTACTACGCGGCGATGGCTTATCTCCTGGTCGCCGGCAATACGATCGTCGCCGCGATGGCGCAGTCGACGAGTCCGCGAATGGCCCGCTGTTACGCGACCGGCGACCGCGATTCCCTGCGCCGTCTCGTGAACCGCCAGGTCGTCGTGTGCCTGGCGCTGGGCGGCGGCGGGATCGTCGTGGCGATCTTCGGTGGAACCTGGATCTTGAGAATCCTCTACCGTCCGGAATACGCGGCTTACCCGCGGGTCTTCACGATCCTCATGGCCGCCGCGGCGATCGTCTACGTCGGCAGCGTGCTTGGCGGGGCGGTGACGGCCACTCGCTGGTTTCGGGGACAGTCCTATGTCCACCTCGCATCGCTCGTCGTGGTCCTGGCGTCAAATTACGCTATGATTCCGATTCTCGGCCTGGAAGGGGCGGCGTGGGCGCTCGTCCTCGTGTCGCTTTTCGCCACGCTGGCCTACGCACTCATATTCATGGGGCGCCTGACGCGCGGTGCCGGTTCGTCCCGGGCTGTGCCCTCATCGGATGCGGCTTAG
- a CDS encoding DUF362 domain-containing protein, with protein sequence MVDTILEPNVVHCAVAPGHGYDAAESVAAPELPSGRASTAAAIALRQLLRHAGLDRARYGTAEWKPLREIVRAGASVLLKPNWVLHENHSGSGLESLVTHVSVIESFLPYLAQVRPGRVVIGDAPVQGCDFHALATAVGIDEIVERYQRTLPDLVVRDFRLTELVGARSWSRLRETGRSAADYVQFDLGCDSLLEPLAGTADRLRVTMYDPGRMQETHAPGRHRYLIAREALEAEVVFNLPKLKTHKKAAITGALKNAVGINGSKASLPHHRKGNSTVGGDCYRERSLIKSWAEDVLDAMNHTDSRVARYSLAKLVSTLKLYASSLGQDVDFEGSWYGNDTVWRMSLDIQRILHYGRADGGLADAAQRAVLTLTDAIVAGEGEGPLAPTPVPLGLLTFGINVAALEWAHAGLMGLDPMAVPIVREAFSQFRYPLATFSPSDVSVVLDGTRISPEDLARRHGRAFLPPKGWRQHCEKQVSEKAAC encoded by the coding sequence ATGGTCGATACCATCCTCGAACCGAACGTCGTGCACTGCGCCGTGGCGCCGGGACACGGTTACGACGCCGCGGAATCCGTTGCTGCGCCCGAGCTACCGTCGGGCCGCGCGTCAACGGCCGCGGCGATAGCACTTCGGCAGCTCCTCCGGCACGCGGGGCTGGATCGAGCGAGGTACGGCACCGCGGAGTGGAAACCTCTGCGGGAGATCGTCCGCGCCGGCGCCTCCGTCTTGCTCAAGCCGAACTGGGTCCTACACGAGAATCACTCCGGCTCGGGACTCGAGTCCCTGGTTACCCATGTCAGCGTGATCGAGTCCTTTCTCCCCTACCTCGCCCAAGTTAGGCCCGGCCGGGTCGTCATCGGCGACGCGCCGGTCCAGGGGTGCGATTTCCATGCTCTGGCGACCGCGGTCGGAATCGACGAGATCGTCGAGCGGTATCAACGGACCCTACCTGATCTCGTCGTTCGCGACTTTCGGCTCACGGAGCTGGTCGGCGCGCGGTCCTGGAGTCGTCTGCGCGAAACCGGTAGGTCCGCAGCGGACTACGTCCAGTTCGACCTTGGGTGCGACAGCCTGCTCGAGCCCCTTGCGGGGACCGCCGATCGGCTGCGCGTCACGATGTACGATCCGGGCAGGATGCAGGAGACGCACGCGCCCGGGCGTCATCGTTACCTGATCGCGCGCGAGGCGTTGGAGGCCGAGGTCGTCTTCAATCTCCCGAAGCTGAAGACGCACAAGAAGGCGGCGATCACCGGGGCCCTCAAGAATGCGGTCGGGATCAACGGTAGCAAGGCGTCCCTTCCTCACCATCGAAAAGGCAATTCGACAGTCGGAGGCGATTGCTATCGGGAGCGTTCGCTGATCAAGAGTTGGGCGGAAGACGTCCTCGACGCGATGAATCACACGGACAGCCGGGTCGCCCGGTACTCGCTGGCGAAGCTCGTCTCGACGCTGAAGCTCTACGCGTCCTCTCTCGGACAGGACGTGGATTTCGAAGGCTCGTGGTACGGGAACGATACGGTCTGGAGGATGAGCCTCGACATCCAGCGGATCCTGCACTACGGCCGCGCGGATGGCGGCCTGGCCGACGCCGCGCAGCGCGCGGTCCTCACCCTGACCGATGCCATCGTGGCCGGCGAGGGAGAAGGCCCGCTGGCCCCGACGCCGGTTCCGCTCGGGCTCCTGACGTTCGGGATCAACGTCGCGGCACTCGAATGGGCTCATGCCGGCTTGATGGGCCTCGATCCGATGGCGGTGCCGATCGTCCGCGAGGCGTTTTCCCAGTTCCGGTACCCTCTGGCGACCTTCTCGCCCTCGGACGTGAGCGTCGTTCTCGACGGGACACGGATTTCCCCCGAGGATCTGGCACGCCGCCACGGTCGCGCGTTCCTCCCCCCCAAGGGATGGCGCCAGCACTGCGAGAAGCAAGTCAGCGAGAAGGCGGCATGCTGA
- a CDS encoding glycosyltransferase codes for MLQVFGQMNRGGAELRTLEIMRRTNRSEFQLKFCVLSGLAGDLDDEIRALGGSVHRCRLGPLFPLRFRHLIAREGVDVVQSHVHYFSGYVLALAKRAGVPVRIAHFRSTTDGQPDTLRRRIQRKWMRRLIERDATHVLANGKAVMEAAWGPDWGSDGRREIVFNGLDPAPYAATPDKDGLRRELRIPDNARVVIHVGRLDRPKNHTRLVRIFLELSRLEGNTWLLLVGRGGNQLEEVIHRDVTRLGLQSKVLFLGLRSDVPRLMLGSDLMIFPSTWEGLPGVLLEACAADLPVLASDIAPNREVADFFESVRLLPLAASDAEWASVAAALSKEARRSRDGPEAILRSPFSIRVCAEAHRTVWQGRSPDALRDIYRRFDPVSGTSLGDSATSSRWTEPS; via the coding sequence GTGCTGCAGGTGTTCGGCCAGATGAATCGCGGCGGTGCCGAACTCCGGACGCTCGAAATCATGCGTCGAACCAATCGCAGCGAGTTCCAACTCAAGTTCTGCGTGCTGAGCGGACTGGCCGGGGACCTCGACGACGAGATTCGCGCGCTCGGTGGATCTGTGCATCGTTGCCGTCTCGGGCCACTCTTCCCCTTGCGCTTCCGCCATCTAATCGCGCGCGAGGGCGTCGACGTGGTGCAGTCCCATGTCCACTACTTCTCGGGTTACGTGCTAGCCCTTGCAAAGCGCGCAGGGGTGCCGGTCCGCATCGCGCACTTTCGCAGCACCACGGACGGCCAGCCCGATACCCTCCGACGCCGAATTCAAAGGAAATGGATGCGGCGACTGATCGAACGGGATGCAACTCACGTCCTTGCGAACGGAAAGGCAGTGATGGAAGCAGCCTGGGGGCCCGATTGGGGCTCCGACGGACGACGCGAGATCGTCTTCAACGGGCTCGATCCAGCGCCGTACGCAGCCACGCCTGACAAGGACGGTCTTCGGAGGGAACTGCGTATTCCCGACAACGCGCGCGTTGTGATCCACGTCGGACGTCTCGACCGCCCGAAGAACCACACGAGACTGGTCCGCATTTTTCTGGAGTTGTCCCGTCTCGAGGGCAACACCTGGCTACTTCTGGTCGGTCGTGGCGGAAACCAACTCGAGGAGGTGATCCACCGCGATGTCACGCGCCTGGGTCTCCAATCCAAAGTACTCTTCCTGGGCCTTCGGAGCGACGTGCCACGCCTTATGCTGGGATCCGATCTCATGATATTCCCGTCCACCTGGGAAGGGCTCCCCGGAGTCCTGCTGGAGGCGTGCGCCGCGGATCTTCCGGTCCTTGCAAGCGACATCGCGCCGAATCGTGAGGTGGCGGACTTCTTCGAGTCCGTACGACTCCTTCCGTTGGCCGCATCGGACGCGGAATGGGCGTCCGTCGCGGCTGCTTTGTCCAAAGAGGCGCGGCGCTCTCGTGATGGCCCGGAGGCTATATTGCGCAGTCCTTTCTCGATTCGCGTTTGCGCGGAGGCGCATCGGACTGTATGGCAGGGTCGCTCACCGGACGCACTTCGAGACATCTACCGCCGGTTCGATCCAGTTTCTGGGACCTCGCTCGGGGACTCTGCCACGTCCTCGCGGTGGACAGAGCCATCGTGA
- a CDS encoding O-antigen polysaccharide polymerase Wzy family protein, with amino-acid sequence MTAKDARRLGHSCLVVQFCVLLFVLALVGIYRTTSLDPERAIYPTSVLLLGLLIWSLWSWRALTGSLFDPYCLVFISGTLFNAGQPILEVFGLNRNGILDGMFPADTTLSALLLVAIGLSSLHLGALACLARSRIQPQGRGGRPDGSSEPSQGDLRLVGVALLVVSLAPALIQLSKAVSVVMASGYFALYQQDSVFGVAAAPQVLAAFLVPSALFLLAGSKHRPRTAAISVIVIIGYALVSFFLGARGGGAYPLVAAAWLFHRWIRRLPPLVIAVASFAVLFVAFPLIRETRGIAGEARLSAPVLVDSFSSIDNPVAAVVSEMGGSLRTVAHTLELVPASRPFDMGAGYMYAALAVIPNLFWDVHPAMGHGIYAVWLVQTVEPLLAQVGGGLGFSFIAEAYANFGWPGTPLLFMIMGFLLVRIVVWAEWGDRPARSAMLASFLAFLLFFPRSESIVVFRALLWYGFLPYCMALVLQTYRISRRARRGF; translated from the coding sequence GTGACCGCTAAAGACGCTCGCCGACTTGGTCACAGCTGTCTTGTGGTGCAGTTCTGCGTGCTTCTGTTCGTCCTCGCACTCGTCGGGATTTACCGAACGACGTCGCTGGATCCCGAGCGCGCGATCTATCCGACATCGGTTCTCCTGCTCGGCCTGTTGATTTGGTCGCTTTGGTCGTGGCGGGCTCTCACCGGCTCCCTCTTCGATCCTTATTGCCTCGTCTTCATCTCCGGGACGCTATTCAACGCCGGCCAGCCAATTCTTGAGGTCTTCGGGCTCAACAGGAACGGCATTTTGGACGGGATGTTTCCCGCCGACACCACGCTCAGTGCATTGCTGTTGGTGGCAATCGGCCTCTCCTCCCTTCACCTCGGGGCTCTGGCATGTCTCGCGAGGTCGCGAATCCAACCGCAGGGTCGGGGCGGACGTCCCGACGGTTCGTCTGAGCCATCCCAGGGCGACCTGCGGCTGGTGGGCGTCGCCCTCCTCGTGGTCTCGCTCGCTCCTGCGCTGATTCAACTGAGTAAGGCGGTCTCGGTGGTGATGGCGAGCGGCTATTTTGCCCTCTACCAGCAGGATTCGGTCTTCGGTGTCGCGGCCGCACCTCAGGTCCTAGCGGCCTTCCTGGTCCCGTCGGCCCTCTTCCTTCTGGCGGGGAGCAAGCACCGCCCGCGCACGGCCGCCATCTCGGTAATCGTGATCATCGGCTACGCCCTGGTTTCCTTCTTCCTCGGCGCCCGCGGCGGAGGCGCGTATCCGCTGGTGGCAGCAGCCTGGCTGTTTCACCGGTGGATCCGTCGCTTACCCCCATTGGTCATCGCTGTCGCGAGCTTTGCCGTCCTCTTCGTCGCTTTTCCTCTCATCCGAGAGACCCGGGGTATTGCTGGCGAGGCACGCCTTTCTGCTCCTGTTCTCGTCGACAGCTTCTCTTCCATCGACAACCCAGTCGCCGCCGTCGTCTCGGAGATGGGCGGGTCACTCCGCACAGTGGCTCATACGCTTGAACTAGTCCCTGCCAGCCGGCCATTCGATATGGGCGCGGGTTACATGTACGCGGCACTGGCCGTGATTCCGAACCTCTTTTGGGACGTTCACCCGGCCATGGGCCATGGGATTTATGCCGTATGGCTGGTGCAGACCGTCGAGCCGCTCTTGGCCCAAGTCGGTGGTGGCCTTGGCTTTTCTTTTATCGCGGAAGCCTACGCGAATTTCGGGTGGCCCGGGACCCCGCTGCTGTTCATGATCATGGGATTCCTCCTCGTCCGCATCGTCGTTTGGGCAGAATGGGGTGACCGACCCGCCCGATCCGCAATGCTCGCGAGCTTCCTGGCATTCCTGCTCTTCTTCCCCCGCAGCGAGAGCATCGTCGTCTTCCGGGCCTTGCTCTGGTACGGGTTTCTTCCTTACTGCATGGCGTTGGTGCTCCAGACGTACAGGATTTCCCGGCGAGCGCGGCGGGGTTTTTGA
- a CDS encoding glycosyltransferase family 4 protein gives MRLLMLLEYRFQRTPDGTVWTEGAFSYPFLIQRPKVFDSIRVLARVKDIPERRSNSTRVDGPGVTFAPVPNYVGVGQYLLRAQRVRAAIRRAFEPGDAVAFRGGSQVAATLALALRERRYPYGVRVVGDPYEVLAPGVVSHPLRPFLRYWVTRQLRQQCAWASAVAYVTSMVLQRRYPASPGAFSTHYSDVELPPEAFVASPRSLSPEGRPFRIVFVGALAQMYKGADVLLDALAMCAGKGLSLEATLVGDGRYRGALEEQAAKLGLLERARFIGQLASGAAVREELDRGDLFVLPSRTEGLPRALLEAMARGLPCVATAVGGIPELLPAADTVPPNDAPALARKLEEVIASPERRAAMSLANLETASGYREDMGAARRAAFYGEVRDRTERWRRDAARRV, from the coding sequence ATGCGACTACTCATGCTCCTCGAATATCGGTTCCAGCGCACGCCCGACGGCACCGTCTGGACAGAAGGCGCCTTTTCGTACCCTTTCTTGATCCAGCGCCCGAAGGTCTTCGACAGTATCCGGGTATTGGCTCGCGTCAAGGACATACCAGAAAGACGCTCTAACTCGACTCGCGTCGATGGGCCTGGCGTGACGTTTGCCCCGGTCCCGAACTACGTGGGCGTCGGGCAGTATCTACTTCGCGCACAGCGGGTCCGCGCCGCGATCCGGCGCGCCTTCGAGCCCGGCGATGCCGTCGCGTTCCGCGGCGGGTCGCAGGTGGCGGCGACGCTCGCGCTCGCACTCCGAGAACGTCGCTACCCGTACGGCGTGCGTGTCGTCGGGGATCCCTACGAGGTTCTTGCACCAGGTGTCGTTAGTCACCCGCTGCGGCCCTTCCTCCGCTACTGGGTGACGCGGCAGCTCCGCCAGCAATGCGCCTGGGCGAGCGCCGTGGCCTACGTCACGTCGATGGTGCTGCAAAGACGTTATCCGGCGTCGCCCGGGGCATTCTCGACTCACTACTCGGACGTCGAGCTCCCTCCGGAAGCGTTCGTGGCGTCGCCCCGCTCCCTCTCGCCCGAAGGTCGCCCGTTTCGAATCGTCTTCGTGGGGGCCTTGGCGCAGATGTACAAGGGCGCGGACGTGCTCCTGGACGCCCTGGCGATGTGTGCGGGCAAGGGTCTGAGTCTCGAGGCGACCCTGGTGGGGGACGGACGCTACCGAGGGGCGCTCGAGGAACAGGCTGCGAAGCTGGGTCTCTTGGAGCGGGCCCGCTTCATCGGGCAGCTCGCGTCGGGAGCGGCCGTGCGAGAGGAGCTCGATCGGGGGGATCTCTTCGTCCTCCCGTCCCGCACCGAGGGGCTCCCGAGAGCCCTTCTCGAGGCCATGGCGCGAGGGCTGCCGTGCGTCGCGACGGCGGTCGGAGGAATCCCGGAGCTCTTGCCGGCGGCTGACACCGTGCCTCCCAACGACGCCCCCGCGCTGGCGCGGAAACTGGAGGAGGTGATCGCGTCGCCGGAGCGGCGAGCGGCGATGTCGCTCGCAAACCTCGAGACCGCTTCAGGCTACCGCGAGGACATGGGCGCGGCCCGTCGCGCGGCGTTCTACGGCGAGGTCCGGGATCGAACGGAGCGGTGGCGTCGCGATGCGGCGCGGCGCGTCTGA